The Ziziphus jujuba cultivar Dongzao chromosome 1, ASM3175591v1 genome segment acatGATTTTCAGGTTGATTTAAGAACCAAGTTTTGATTGCATAcctaaatttcttaaaaaatgcttggtaaatgagaaagaaaaaaagcgaAAAGATTAAATTCTGATAACAGATTATGAGAACAGAGACTATGAATTGTATGACttaaagtgggaaaaaaaaaaaaaaatgagtgaGGTTGATGATTATACCCACGCCCAAGACACACTTCATACTCACATAATTATTACCATTAACATCAATCCaaaacaaaattgttttttattatattaaaattagtaaTGGCAACGGATGGGATGAaatcagtttttaaaattttattccgGGAGAATTTTCTATCCTGTCTTTACGATTTTTTCAGTTTCCTTATAGATGGGGGCGTGGACGGGGATTCTTCAATCGGGACGggatgggatttttttttttttttttatcattcatataattttttttaaataatttatataatttttttttataaataaaatgactaaaatgtaataaaaatacaacaaaatatatcaatatCGACAATCAAAGTTGAGAATTTAGGGTTGGAgcatgtaagaaaaaaaaaatgatattttacataaatagaactagaaaaaactaataaataaataaatatatatattgaactgggtttgggttttatttttttgccctGAGTCCGTTCCGTAATTTCGATTTTTCGGAGAAAAATTATCCTGTTAGGGCCGGTGCACCATGACGATCGGGTCATGCAGACAAATTGTCATTCCTAATTAAAATCAAATGCAAAACAAAATGGGAACTCTATAAGTATCTCATTTAACCCTAAATACCCCGTTAGAAGTATGTGGTCTGCATATTGGGGTTTAGTgatattaaaatcattttaaaagagtctcaaatgtataaattattaaaaagcaaTAGATAATAACCACCCACAAATTAAAAAcccaataaagaaataaaatgataacttaCAAAATTGATGGTCGACAATTAAATGCTGATTGGAATATTGAACAAAcgcaaacaataaaaaaataaaaaataaaaaataaatccaaaaaataagAACGAAAAGCTCTTCCAACAACAtctacaaaataaaaccaaatttaaATCAAATCCATCCTTTCAAACAATCCGTCAAACACATAGTCTGCATGTCAAATTAGCACAATGTTTCACAGCAAAAGTTCATTAgaagccgaaaaaaaaaaagttcaataaCAAAGTTCTATTATAATCCAAAatttccaccaccaccactactaAGTAACGAAAGCCTTCCGATTCTACCTCAATCGTCACCGGTCTTCTCATCGGCAGTTGAAGACTTCCCAGCAGCAGCAGAGTCATCAACGACATCGTCAGGGTCGCGATCCGGGTCGGACTTGTCCAAGGCGGATCGGGCCTTATCGAGAAGAGGCTTGAAAGCCAACTCAATCGCCATCCAACCAAACGCTAAGGCTCCGAACACCACCATGGCTTGCTTGGTTGCCGAGGTTTTCCCCATCTTTCTTTCTTGCTTGCTTGacaagtttcttcttctttctcttcctcttctttttcctttcccgCTAAGCCAAAAATGGGGTTTTCCGCAATTGACCCACTCGTGTGGAGTCGATTTACAGGGTTAGGGAAGCACGTGCGACCACGTGAATACCGTGTAGGTACTGATTTGGAACTTTCAGTCTGATTTGTAATTATTCGTATATATGGCAATCTATAATTGGCTATGTGTACCAACTCAAATTTTCCATTGCGGTACATGAAAAATATTCTTTTCTCATATAGAACTtggaattagaaattaaaaaaaaaaaaaaaaaagtaaaaatagaatAGCCGCTTTTGCTACCTTTTTCTTTGTCTATCTTCCTTTGCTTCGAGATCATAAACAAGAACAACCTCGAGATGGGTTGCCTCTCGATCTCATCTGCTCTCTCTTGACTACAAACAGGTATTCCAACCAAAACCCAATCATTAGTTTTTCTTGCAATCCAGTTTTGGTTGAGAACACTGGATAATCTCTGGGCAGCTCCTTCTTGTAGCTATTGGCTGTTCTTTCATTCTGTCGTCGCTGTGCCCTCTCTCTGCAGTTGTATTCTTATACCCTTTTAGAAGTTAAAGCTGATTTTTGTTGTTACTTTAAGaattcattttgtttctttttatcctTAGAATGGTGTTGTTCTTTTTAGGCCTCCAGATTATGCATATGGGTTGCTTTTTTACTTGTTCATTTTCTAAGTGAAGTTAGTGAAGTGATTGAAACAATATGATCTTGTAGTTATTTATATAGGTCTATTATGTCTTGCTGTTTTTGTATTGTTTATATTGTGTTATCTAActgttcttgttcttgttctcATGGTGTATATCGTTTGATAAAATTACCAAGTGAACGCTCATTTTACTTTCTACTTGTCAATATTGTTAAGGTTGTATTTGAGTCCTAACATGGCCTGTATCTatttttaaggttttgtttGCTTTTGACTTCACTATCAGCTTTAGTTGACACTTCAGGCAGAATCAGAGAactttcatttttctatttatttatttatttttttcattccacCCAATATTGCTTTATACAAACCGAAATTTGGAAATAAGAATAAGTAATGATAACCTTTTATTACACAGTTGCTTATttgcaaagttttaaaaaaactatGTGTATATACTGAAATTAATAGGCGAAAATTATCTGTTTAAACCGTCTAGTAGACATAGTTTGAAAACAAAAAGACGAGGAGAGAAAGGCAAGGCTATAATTGTGTATAGAAACTATTAAAATGTGATTAGCTGACCTTTCTTTACTCCCTGtatgtacatgaaaaattaaatttcttatattGTCCCTGGtaatttatctttttctaaCTGGAGGAAAGTCTTTCTCTTCTAATTTGACACCCAATGGAGCCATGGTTCTGTCCTGTATGAATCTGTTTATTCTGAAGAGAGAATTTAGATGGAGAGGGGTTGGCTGAGATTGAGAGGGAGAGAACAGTGAGATTGAGCAGTATTCTGTTTGAAAGTCATTCATATAACTGTAGATAAAGAAAAAGTGTGAAGAGGAAGAGATAAtggggaggaggaggaggaggaggaggaggaagagagagagagataccaTTTGCATGAGAAAGAGCAAGAGATGGaatggagaaagagagagaagcagCAATATGTAGGAGTATGGCATCCAAAACCTTTAATTAATCTGTTGCCTTTAAAAAGTCGAACGCATCTCAGCTTTGGATCCATCCAATGGTTCATAAGCCATCAAGAATTTATTCAAATCCGGTTGTTGCATGTCTGTTAAGGGAAGTTTTCGATGTTTGATGTTTAAATGAAAGAGAAGCTTTCAAGGTTTTGTAAATATACCTTTTGCTTCAAGCTGAGTAGCGGTGAAAATTTCTAATGGTTATGAAAGATATAAAtgatcacatttttttttttttatgagattTTTATGTAAGAGAGTAAAGTGTAAGCAATTTTGGATTCTAAGAGAAATGATGAGAATCAGTATTATAATGTCTGCCTGTAGAAGGATTTTTGGTGTTTCTCTGCCCATCCTCAACATTAATGTTTGACATCATAACTTG includes the following:
- the LOC107433860 gene encoding outer envelope membrane protein 7 is translated as MGKTSATKQAMVVFGALAFGWMAIELAFKPLLDKARSALDKSDPDRDPDDVVDDSAAAGKSSTADEKTGDD